The proteins below are encoded in one region of Sporosarcina sp. FSL K6-1508:
- the alaS gene encoding alanine--tRNA ligase, with translation MKKLTTSQIRNMFLDYFKEQGHSVEPSAPLVPIDDASLLWINSGVATMKKYFDGRVVPTNPRIVNAQKSIRTNDIENVGKTARHHTFFEMLGNFSIGDYFKEGAIVQAWEFLTDEKWIGFDPELLSITIHPEDEEAYAIWRDKVGIAEDRIIRLEGNFWDIGEGPSGPNSEIFYDRGPTYGDDFSDPELYPGGENERYLEIWNLVFSEFNHNPDNTYTPLPKKNIDTGMGLERMASVIQNVPTNFDTDLFMPIMHAIENFTEERYGTDEQKDTAFKVIADHIRTVAFAIGDGALPSNEGRGYVLRRLLRRAVRFAKQLGINKPFMFELVPVVGEIMQDFYPEVTAKKEFIMKVIKNEEERFHETLTDGMTILSGVIDNAKSTGTSVVPGNIAFRLYDTYGFPFELTEEFAEEAGVTVDRAGFDLEMDSQRKRARAARQDVDSMHVQSGILGEIHNPSKFIGYDQLQCDATVVALLQEGALVDTASEGDEIQFVLDCTPFYAESGGQVADKGTISGETFVADIKDVQKAPNGQNLHTAIIRSGEMNKGIAVRAEVDQAARKLTIRNHTATHLLHKALKEVLGVHVNQAGSYVGPDRLRFDFSHFGQVTKEELEKIEQIVNQKIWEDIPVVIAERPIDEAKKLGAMALFGEKYGKVVRVVSVGDYSLELCGGCHVDSTSVIGLFKLVSESGIGAGTRRIEALTGQQAYRSFKDEEEVLVNAASLLKSNPKDLVTKIGSVLSDMKELQRENESLSAKLGNSQLADIMASAQQIDDITVISARVDVKDNNGLRQMMDEMKQKLSKGVIVLGAAADGKVMLVSGVTEDLKSGNYHAGKIVNHVATQCDGKGGGRPDMAMAGAKDVSKLDDALQSVYDYVKSV, from the coding sequence ATGAAAAAACTAACAACGTCACAAATACGTAACATGTTTTTGGACTACTTCAAGGAACAGGGGCACAGTGTTGAACCATCTGCACCACTTGTTCCAATCGACGATGCATCACTTCTTTGGATTAACAGCGGCGTTGCAACAATGAAAAAGTATTTCGATGGTCGTGTTGTTCCAACTAATCCGCGTATTGTCAATGCACAAAAGTCAATCCGTACAAATGATATTGAAAATGTCGGGAAAACAGCTCGCCATCATACATTTTTTGAAATGCTTGGTAATTTCTCAATAGGTGATTATTTCAAGGAAGGAGCAATTGTTCAAGCATGGGAATTTTTAACGGATGAAAAATGGATCGGTTTTGATCCAGAGCTACTCTCCATCACAATCCATCCAGAAGATGAAGAAGCATATGCAATCTGGCGTGACAAAGTAGGGATTGCAGAAGATCGTATTATCCGTCTTGAAGGGAACTTCTGGGACATCGGGGAAGGTCCGAGTGGTCCGAACTCGGAAATCTTCTACGATCGAGGACCAACATACGGCGATGATTTCTCTGATCCTGAATTATATCCAGGTGGGGAAAATGAACGTTACCTAGAAATTTGGAACCTTGTATTCTCGGAATTTAACCATAATCCCGATAATACATATACCCCACTTCCGAAAAAGAATATCGATACAGGAATGGGACTCGAACGGATGGCATCCGTTATCCAAAACGTTCCGACAAACTTTGATACGGATCTCTTCATGCCTATCATGCATGCTATTGAAAACTTTACCGAAGAGAGATACGGTACAGACGAACAAAAAGATACTGCATTCAAAGTGATTGCAGACCATATCCGTACAGTGGCTTTTGCAATCGGTGATGGCGCACTTCCATCCAATGAAGGACGTGGCTATGTACTTAGAAGATTGTTGCGCAGAGCGGTTCGTTTTGCGAAACAGCTCGGCATTAACAAACCGTTCATGTTCGAACTCGTGCCTGTTGTAGGAGAAATTATGCAAGACTTCTACCCTGAAGTGACTGCTAAGAAAGAGTTCATTATGAAAGTTATCAAAAATGAAGAAGAACGTTTCCATGAAACATTAACGGATGGAATGACAATTCTTTCTGGTGTAATTGACAACGCAAAATCAACTGGAACTTCTGTTGTTCCAGGAAATATTGCCTTCCGTCTCTATGATACTTATGGCTTTCCATTTGAGTTGACAGAAGAATTTGCTGAAGAAGCAGGCGTTACGGTTGACCGGGCTGGCTTCGATTTGGAAATGGACAGCCAGCGCAAGCGTGCACGCGCAGCTCGTCAAGATGTTGACTCCATGCACGTTCAGTCGGGTATTCTTGGAGAAATTCATAACCCTAGCAAATTTATCGGATACGATCAGTTGCAATGTGATGCAACAGTAGTGGCATTATTACAAGAAGGCGCATTAGTTGATACTGCATCGGAAGGGGACGAAATTCAGTTCGTCTTGGATTGCACACCGTTCTATGCAGAAAGCGGCGGACAAGTAGCGGACAAAGGGACAATTAGCGGCGAAACATTCGTAGCAGATATCAAAGACGTACAGAAAGCGCCAAATGGTCAAAACTTGCATACGGCAATCATTCGTTCGGGTGAGATGAACAAAGGCATAGCAGTGCGGGCTGAAGTGGATCAGGCGGCAAGGAAATTAACCATTCGAAATCATACAGCAACGCATCTGCTTCACAAAGCATTGAAAGAAGTACTCGGAGTACACGTCAACCAGGCGGGTTCATACGTTGGTCCCGATCGTCTGCGTTTCGACTTCTCGCATTTTGGCCAAGTGACGAAAGAAGAACTTGAGAAAATCGAGCAGATTGTCAATCAAAAGATCTGGGAAGACATTCCTGTCGTTATTGCTGAAAGACCCATCGACGAAGCCAAAAAACTTGGTGCGATGGCGCTCTTTGGCGAAAAATATGGCAAAGTAGTTCGTGTCGTTTCAGTAGGAGATTACTCTTTGGAGCTTTGTGGAGGGTGTCACGTCGATTCAACGTCTGTCATTGGTTTATTTAAACTTGTTTCTGAAAGTGGAATTGGCGCAGGTACACGACGCATTGAAGCACTTACTGGTCAGCAGGCATACCGTTCATTCAAAGATGAAGAGGAAGTACTCGTCAACGCTGCAAGCCTTTTAAAATCGAATCCGAAAGACCTGGTTACGAAAATTGGATCAGTGTTATCAGATATGAAAGAACTTCAACGTGAAAATGAATCACTATCTGCTAAACTTGGAAACAGTCAATTGGCTGATATCATGGCCTCAGCGCAGCAAATCGACGACATTACAGTCATTTCCGCACGTGTTGATGTGAAAGATAACAATGGACTTCGTCAGATGATGGACGAAATGAAGCAAAAGCTATCAAAAGGAGTTATTGTTTTGGGTGCTGCAGCGGATGGCAAGGTGATGCTGGTTTCAGGCGTGACAGAAGATTTGAAATCAGGGAACTATCATGCTGGGAAAATCGTCAATCATGTAGCTACACAGTGCGATGGAAAAGGCGGCGGTCGCCCGGATATGGCAATGGCAGGAGCGAAAGATGTGTCTAAACTTGATGATGCCCTTCAATCCGTGTATGATTATGTCAAATCTGTTTAA
- a CDS encoding IreB family regulatory phosphoprotein, whose translation MESYDKTMKFNFPEESMEQEVKQVMLHVHKALDEKGYNPINQIVGYLLSGDPAYIPRHEDARNLIRKLERDEILEELVKFYVRENGGKTD comes from the coding sequence ATGGAATCATACGATAAGACGATGAAATTCAACTTTCCAGAAGAGTCGATGGAGCAAGAAGTGAAGCAGGTCATGCTCCATGTGCACAAGGCACTTGATGAAAAGGGCTACAATCCAATCAATCAGATTGTAGGTTATCTTCTTTCGGGCGATCCAGCTTATATACCACGTCATGAGGATGCACGTAATTTGATCCGAAAGTTGGAACGGGATGAGATCCTTGAAGAACTTGTGAAGTTTTACGTTCGTGAAAACGGAGGGAAAACGGATTGA
- the ruvX gene encoding Holliday junction resolvase RuvX, translated as MRTMGLDVGSKTVGIAISDALGWTAQGIETVKVDEGAGQFGMERIKALVKEYEVSGFVVGFPKNMNNTVGPRGEASQNYAELLKETFGFPVTLWDERLTTMAAERVLIDADVSRKKRKTVIDKMAAIMILQGYLDSKNR; from the coding sequence TTGAGGACTATGGGATTAGATGTTGGATCCAAAACGGTTGGCATCGCGATCAGTGATGCGCTTGGGTGGACAGCCCAAGGCATTGAAACAGTAAAGGTCGATGAGGGTGCCGGCCAGTTTGGTATGGAAAGAATCAAGGCACTCGTGAAAGAATACGAAGTGAGCGGATTTGTGGTAGGATTCCCTAAGAACATGAATAATACAGTCGGACCGAGAGGGGAAGCATCCCAAAATTATGCTGAACTTCTGAAAGAAACATTCGGCTTTCCTGTTACGTTATGGGACGAGCGATTGACGACAATGGCAGCGGAGCGTGTACTGATCGATGCCGATGTCAGTCGCAAGAAAAGAAAGACTGTTATCGATAAGATGGCAGCAATCATGATACTTCAAGGGTATCTTGATTCAAAAAATAGATGA
- a CDS encoding DUF1292 domain-containing protein encodes MEHGQETMTIVDENGEEHVCEVIFTFDSEEFGKSYVLYHVLGEDDTDDDEEVEIHASAFVPSEDNEDGELMPIEDDAEWEMIEEMLNTFLAEEDEEDEE; translated from the coding sequence ATGGAACACGGACAAGAAACAATGACGATTGTAGATGAAAACGGCGAAGAACACGTATGTGAAGTAATTTTCACATTTGACTCAGAGGAATTTGGAAAATCTTACGTTCTCTATCATGTACTTGGTGAAGATGATACGGATGATGACGAAGAAGTTGAAATCCATGCATCTGCTTTTGTACCTTCTGAAGACAATGAAGACGGCGAATTGATGCCAATTGAAGATGACGCAGAGTGGGAAATGATTGAAGAAATGTTGAATACATTCCTTGCTGAAGAGGACGAAGAAGACGAAGAGTAA
- the mltG gene encoding endolytic transglycosylase MltG, with product MDNGSKKEVMFERMREKKKEVKVVRRIVLVIVLVLVLIGLIGGRYVYKYITGALQPVDPDSEEVIEVEIPIGSGVDSIASKLEAKGIVKDARLFKYYVKFNNNSQFQAGTYGLTKSMTLDEIIESLKTGKVYREPVFTMTIPEGLTLKQIAKIVEKSSGIPEKKFLAYVNDEATIDRLMGKYPQILTEDIKAENIKYPLEGYLFPATYPFFEEKPSVEAIVNSMLQGTAINVTPYLDYLETNEKSVHWLLTFASLLEEEATAQSDRQTIASVFYNRIKIDMPLQTDPTVLYALGEHKDRVLYSDLEIEDPYNTYVNKGLPPGPIAGAGKSSIEAVIDPSKTNYLFFLADKKGVNHFTDSYDQHLKNRTLYLSED from the coding sequence ATGGATAATGGTTCGAAAAAGGAAGTCATGTTCGAACGAATGCGTGAAAAGAAGAAAGAAGTAAAAGTCGTACGACGAATTGTGCTAGTCATAGTACTGGTTCTAGTTCTTATCGGTTTAATTGGCGGCCGTTACGTCTATAAATACATAACAGGTGCCCTTCAACCTGTCGACCCAGATTCCGAGGAAGTAATTGAAGTAGAAATCCCAATTGGATCTGGTGTGGATTCTATTGCGTCGAAATTGGAGGCAAAAGGGATTGTTAAAGATGCACGCTTGTTCAAGTATTATGTGAAGTTCAATAATAATTCCCAGTTTCAAGCAGGTACGTATGGCTTAACGAAATCGATGACACTTGACGAAATCATTGAGAGCTTAAAAACAGGGAAAGTATATAGAGAACCTGTCTTCACAATGACTATTCCAGAAGGATTGACATTGAAGCAGATTGCTAAAATCGTTGAAAAAAGTTCGGGTATTCCAGAAAAAAAATTCTTGGCATATGTGAATGACGAAGCGACGATTGATAGGCTGATGGGGAAATATCCACAAATCTTAACCGAAGATATTAAAGCTGAAAACATTAAATATCCGTTGGAAGGTTATTTATTCCCAGCAACATATCCATTCTTTGAAGAAAAGCCATCAGTTGAAGCGATTGTCAATTCGATGCTCCAAGGGACCGCGATAAATGTGACCCCTTATCTTGACTATCTTGAAACCAATGAAAAATCTGTTCATTGGTTGTTAACATTCGCTTCACTTCTTGAAGAAGAGGCGACTGCTCAATCAGACAGGCAAACGATCGCCAGCGTATTTTACAATCGAATAAAAATAGACATGCCATTGCAAACGGACCCGACAGTTCTTTATGCACTCGGCGAGCATAAGGACAGAGTGCTCTATTCAGATCTTGAAATAGAAGATCCTTATAATACCTATGTAAACAAAGGATTACCGCCCGGTCCGATTGCTGGAGCAGGAAAGTCTTCTATCGAAGCGGTCATTGACCCTTCTAAAACGAATTATCTGTTTTTCTTAGCTGATAAGAAGGGTGTTAATCATTTTACGGATTCATATGATCAACATTTGAAAA